From a region of the Arvicanthis niloticus isolate mArvNil1 chromosome 6, mArvNil1.pat.X, whole genome shotgun sequence genome:
- the Rai1 gene encoding retinoic acid-induced protein 1, with the protein MQSFRERCGFHGKQQNYPQTSQETSRLENYRQPGQAGLSCDRQRLLAKDYYSPQPYTGYEGGTGTPSGTVATAAADKYHRGSKSLQGRPAFPSYVQDSSPYPGRYSGEEGLQAWGGPQPPPPQPQPLPGPVSKYEENLMKKTVVPPNRQYPEQGPQLPFRTHSLHVPPPQPQQPLAYPKLQRQKPQNDLASPLPFPQGSHFPQHSQSFPTSSTYAPTVQGGGQGAHSYKSCTAPSAQPHDRPMSANASLAPGQRVQNLHAYQPGRLGYEQQQQALQGRHHTQETLHYQNLAKYQHYGQQGQGYCPPDTAVRTPEQYYQTFSPSSSHSPARSVGRSPSYSSTPSPLMPNLENFPYSQQPLSTGAFPTGITDHSHFMPLLNPSPTDAAGSVEPQVSNCKPLPKEKLPDSLLSDLSLQSLTALTSQVENISNTVQQLLLSKAAMPQKKGVKNLVSRTPEQHKSQHCSPEGSGYSAEPAGTPLSEPPSSTPQSTHAEPQDADYLSGSEDPLERSFLYCSQARGSPARVNSNSKAKPESVSTCSVTSPDDMSTKSDDSFQSLHSTLPLDSFSKFVAGERDCPRLLLSALAQEDLASEILGLQEAIVEKADKAWAEASSLPKDSGKPPFSLENHSTCLDTVAKTSWSQPGEPETLPEPLQLDKGGSTKDFSPGLFEDPSVAFATTDPKKTTSPLSFGTKPLLGTATPDPTAAAFDCFPDTTTASSVDGANPFAWPEENLGDACPRWGLHPGELTKGLEQGAKASDSVGKADAHETSTCMGFQEEHAIGKPAAALSGEFKQQEADGVKEEVGGLLQCPEVGKADQWLEDSRHCCPSTDFGDLPLLPPSGRKEDLEAEEEYSSLCELLGSPEQRPSLQDPLSPKAPLICTKEEAEEVLDTKAGWVSPCHLSGEPAVLLGPSVGAESKVQSWFESSLSHMKPGEEGPEMERAPGSSSTSQGSLAPKPNKPAVPEGPIAKKEPVPRGKSLRSRRVHRGLPEAEDSPCRVPALPKDLLLPESCTGPPQGQAEGAGAPGRGLSEGIPRMCTRSLTALSEPQTPGPPGLTTTPTPPDKLGGKQRAAFKSGKRVGKPSPKAASSPSNPAALPVASDSSPMGSKTKEPDSPSMPGKDQRSMVLRSRTKPQQVFHAKRRRPSESRIPDCRATKKLPANNHLPTAFKVSSGPQKEGRVSQRVKVPKPGTGSKLSDRPLHTLKRKSAFMAPVPTKKRSLILRSNNGSGADGREERAESSPGLLRRMASPQRARPRGSGEPPPPPPLEPPTSCMGLATQSSLPSAVRTKVLPPRKGRGLKLEAIVQKITSPGLKKLACRVAGAPPGTPRSPALPEKRSGGSPAGAEEGLGGMGAGQMLPAASGADPLCRNPASRSLKGKLLNSKKLSSAADCPKAEAFMSPETLPSLGTARAPKKRSRKGRTGALGPSKGPLEKRPCPGQALILAPHDRASSTQGGGEDNSSGGGKKPKTEELGLASQPPEGRPCQPQTRAQKQPGQASYSSYSKRKRLSRGRGKATHASPCKGRATRRRQQQVLPLDPAEPEIRLKYISSCKRLRADSRTPAFSPFVRVEKRDAYTTICTVVNSPGDEPKPHWKPSSSVASSTSSSFDPAGASLTTFPGGSVLQPRPSLPLTSTMHLGPVVSKALSTSCLVCCLCQNPANFKDLGDLCGPYYPEHCLPKKKPKLKEKVRLEGTSEEASLPAKRTLKGLECAGSTTSATPTTTTITTTTTLGRLSRPDGPADPAKQGSLRTSARGLSRRLQSCYCCDGQGDGGEEVAPADKSRKHECSKEAPAEPGGDTQEHWVHEACAVWTSGVYLVAGKLFGLQEAMKVAVDMPCTSCHEAGATISCSYKGCIHTYHYPCANDTGCTFIEENFTLKCPKHKRLPL; encoded by the coding sequence ATGCAGTCTTTTCGAGAAAGGTGTGGTTTCCATGGCAAACAGCAAAACTACCCACAAACCTCACAGGAGACGTCGCGCCTGGAGAACTACAGGCAGCCGGGTCAGGCTGGGCTAAGCTGTGATCGGCAGCGGCTGCTGGCCAAGGACTATTATAGCCCTCAGCCCTATACAGGGTATGAGGGTGGCACTGGTACACCTTCTGGCACAGTGGCCACGGCAGCTGCAGACAAGTACCACCGAGGCAGCAAATCCCTGCAGGGGAGGCCAGCTTTCCCCAGCTATGTTCAAGACAGCAGCCCCTACCCAGGGCGCTACTCTGGCGAGGAGGGTCTTCAGGCCTGGGGGGGCCCACAGCCACCACCTCCTCAGCCACAGCCTCTGCCAGGGCCAGTGAGCAAGTATGAGGAGAACTTGATGAAGAAGACAGTGGTGCCTCCAAACAGGCAGTACCCTGAGCAGGGCCCCCAGCTTCCCTTCCGGACTCACAGCCTGCATGTCCCACCACCACAGCCTCAGCAGCCCCTGGCTTACCCCAAACTCCAAAGGCAGAAACCACAGAATGACCTTGCCTCccctctgcccttcccccagggcAGCCACTTTCCCCAGCATTCCCAGTCCTTCCCTACCTCCTCTACTTATGCCCCAACAGTGCAGGGTGGTGGGCAGGGGGCCCACTCATACAAGAGCTGCACAGCACCATCTGCCCAGCCTCATGACAGGCCGATGAGTGCCAATGCGAGCCTGGCTCCAGGGCAACGGGTCCAGAATCTTCACGCTTACCAGCCGGGCCGCCTTGGCTacgagcagcagcagcaagcactTCAAGGCCGGCACCACACCCAGGAAACACTCCACTACCAGAACCTCGCCAAGTACCAACACTATGGACAGCAAGGCCAGGGCTACTGTCCACCGGACACAGCTGTCAGGACTCCAGAACAGTATTACCAGACCTTCAGCCCGAGCTCCAGCCACTCCCCTGCACGGTCTGTCGGTCGCTCCCCTTCCTATAGCTCCACCCCATCACCACTGATGCCCAATCTAGAGAACTTCCCCTACAGCCAGCAGCCGCTTAGTACTGGAGCCTTCCCCACAGGCATCACGGACCACAGCCACTTTATGCCCCTGCTCAACCCATCCCCAACAGATGCTGCCGGTTCTGTGGAGCCCCAGGTCAGCAACTGCAAGCCCCTGCCAAAAGAGAAGCTTCCTGACAGCCTGCTGTCCGATCTCAGCCTGCAGAGTCTCACGGCACTCACCTCACAGGTGGAGAACATCTCCAACACTGTGCAGCAGCTCCTGCTGTCCAAAGCTGCCATGCCACAGAAGAAAGGGGTCAAGAACCTTGTGTCTAGGACTCCAGAGCAGCACAAAAGCCAGCACTGTAGCCCTGAGGGCAGTGGCTACTCAGCGGAGCCAGCAGGCACGCCACTGTCTGAGCCGCCAAGCAGCACACCACAATCCACTCATGCTGAGCCACAAGACGCTGACTACCTGAGTGGCTCTGAGGACCCGCTAGAGCGCAGCTTCCTCTACTGCAGCCAGGCCCGGGGCAGTCCTGCCAGGGTCAATAGCAACTCCAAGGCCAAGCCTGAGTCTGTGTCCACCTGTTCTGTCACCTCACCAGATGACATgtccaccaagtctgatgactcTTTCCAGAGCCTGCACAGTACTCTGCCACTGGACAGTTTCTCCAAATTTGTGGCAGGCGAGAGGGACTGCCCGCGGCtgctgctcagtgccctggcacAGGAAGATCTGGCCTCTGAGATCTTGGGACTGCAGGAAGCCATTGTTGAGAAGGCTGACAAGGCCTGGGCTGAGGCTTCCAGCCTGCCCAAGGACAGCGGCAAGCCACCCTTCTCACTGGAGAACCACAGCACCTGCCTGGACACTGTGGCCAAGACTTCATGGTCACAGCCAGGGGAGCCAGAGACCCTACCTGAGCCCTTGCAGCTGGACAAGGGTGGCAGCACCAAGGACTTCAGCCCGGGGCTGTTTGAAGACCCTTCTGTGGCCTTTGCCACCACTGACCCGAAGAAAACAACTAGCCCCCTGTCATTCGGCACCAAGCCTTTGCTCGGGACTGCCACTCCTGACCCTACCGCTGCAGCGTTTGACTGCTTCCCAGATACGACCACTGCCAGCTCAGTGGATGGTGCCAACCCTTTTGCTTGGCCAGAGGAGAACCTGGGGGATGCTTGTCCTCGTTGGGGCCTCCATCCTGGTGAGCTTACCAAGGGCTTGGAGCAGGGTGCAAAAGCCTCAGACAGTGTGGGCAAGGCAGATGCACACGAGACCTCTACCTGCATGGGTTTCCAGGAAGAGCATGCCATTGGGAAGCCAGCAGCTGCACTGTCTGGGGAATTCAAGCAGCAGGAGGCAGATGGGGTAAAAGAGGAAGTGGGTGGGTTGCTGCAGTGCCCTGAGGTGGGCAAAGCTGACCAGTGGCTAGAGGACAGTCGCCATTGCTGTCCCTCCACTGACTTTGGGGACCTGCCACTGTTGCCGCCCTCTGGCAGGAAGGAGGACCTGGAAGCTGAAGAGGAATACTCTTCTCTGTGTGAACTGCTGGGGAGCCCTGAGCAGAGACCCAGCCTGCAGGACCCATTGTCCCCCAAGGCGCCCCTGATCTGCaccaaggaggaagcagaggaggtgcTGGATACCAAGGCTGGCTGGGTCTCTCCATGTCACCTCTCTGGGGAGCCTGCTGTCCTACTGGGCCCTTCTGTGGGTGCCGAATCAAAGGTCCAGAGCTGGTTTGAATCTTCTCTGTCACATATGAAGCCAGGAGAAGAAGGGCCAGAGATGGAGAGAGCTCCAGGTAGTTCTAGCACTTCACAAGGCTCCTTGGCCCCAAAGCCTAACAAGCCTGCCGTTCCCGAGGGGCCCATTGCTAAGAAAGAGCCTGTGCCACGGGGTAAAAGTTTACGGAGCAGGCGAGTACACCGGGGCCTGCCTGAAGCTGAAGACTCTCCATGCAGGGTGCCAGCACTCCCCAAAGACCTCTTGCTCCCAGAGTCCTGCACGGGTCCCCCACAGGGACAGGCAGAGGGGGCTGGAGCCCCAGGCCGGGGGCTGTCAGAAGGGATCCCCAGAATGTGTACCCGCTCTCTTACAGCTCTGAGTGAGCCCCAAACTCCTGGTCCTCCAGGCCTGACTACCACCCCCACACCTCCTGACAAACTGGGAGGTAAACAGCGAGCTGCTTTCAAGTCTGGCAAGCGGGTAGGAAAACCATCACCAAAGGCTGCCTCCAGCCCCAGCAACCCTGCTGCCCTGCCTGTTGCCTCAGACAGCAGCCCTATGGGCTCCAAAACCAAGGAGCCAGACTCTCCCAGCATGCCTGGCAAAGACCAACGTTCCATGGTCCTCCGGTCTCGCACCAAACCTCAGCAGGTCTTCCATGCCAAACGGCGGCGGCCCTCAGAGAGCCGGATCCCAGACTGTCGTGCCACCAAGAAGCTCCCTGCTAACAACCACTTACCCACTGCATTCAAGGTCTCCAGTGGGCCCCAGAAGGAAGGTCGCGTGAGCCAGCGGGTCAAAGTACCCAAGCCTGGTACAGGGAGCAAGCTTTCAGACAGGCCTCTTCACACACTCAAAAGGAAGTCAGCTTTCATGGCACCTGTCCCCACCAAAAAGCGGAGCCTCATCCTGCGAAGCAACAATGGCAGTGGGGCagatgggagggaggagagggctgAGAGCTCCCCTGGCCTCTTAAGGAGGATGGCCTCACCCCAGAGGGCTAGACCCAGGGGCAGTGGGgagccacccccacctccacccctggAGCCACCCACTTCATGCATGGGGTTGGCTACACAATCATCCCTGCCCAGTGCTGTGAGGACCAAGGTGCTGCCACCCCGAAAGGGCCGTGGCCTCAAGCTAGAGGCCATAGTACAGAAGATCACCTCACCTGGTCTCAAGAAACTTGCATGCAGAGTGGCAGGGGCCCCTCCTGGGACACCCCGGAGCCCAGCCCTACCTGAGAAACGTTCAGGGGGCAGTCCAGCTGGGGCAGAAGAGGGTTTAGGAGGAATGGGTGCAGGGCAAATGCTACCAGCAGCTTCAGGAGCTGACCCATTGTGCAGAAACCCAGCCAGCAGGTCCCTAAAAGGTAAACTCTTGAATAGTAAGAAGCTGTCCTCTGCTGCTGACTGCCCCAAAGCTGAGGCCTTCATGTCCCCGGAGACTCTGCCATCCCTAGGGACTGCCCGGGCACCGAAGAAAAGGAGCCGAAAAGGCAGGACTGGGGCTTTGGGACCCTCCAAAGGCCCATTGGAGAAGCGGCCCTGTCCTGGCCAAGCTCTGATCCTCGCTCCCCATGACAGGGCCAGCAGCACTCAGGGTGGAGGTGAGGACAACTCCAGTGGAGGAGGCAAGAAGCCAAAGACAGAGGAGCTGGGACTAGCCTCCCAGCCCCCTGAAGGCCGGCCCTGCCAGCCCCAGACAAGGGCACAGAAGCAGCCAGGCCAAGCCAGCTATAGCAGCTATTCAAAGCGGAAGCGCCTCAGCCGTGGCCGGGGGAAGGCCACTCATGCTTCACCCTGTAAGGGACGTGCCACTCGGAGAAGGCAGCAGCAGGTCCTGCCTCTGGATCCTGCAGAGCCTGAAATCCGACTCAAATACATTTCCTCTTGCAAGAGGCTAAGGGCAGACAGCCGCACCCCAGCCTTCTCGCCCTTTGTGCGGGTGGAGAAGCGAGATGCATACACCACCATATGCACTGTTGTCAACTCCCCGGGGGATGAGCCGAAGCCTCACTGGAAGCCATCCTCCTCTGttgcctcctccacctcctcttccttcgACCCAGCTGGGGCTTCTCTGACCACATTCCCTGGAGGCTCTGTGCTGCAGCCAAGGCCCTCCCTACCCCTCACCTCCACCATGCATCTGGGGCCTGTGGTGTCCAAGGCCCTAAGTACCTCTTGCCTTGTCTGCTGCCTCTGCCAAAACCCGGCCAATTTCAAGGACCTTGGGGACCTCTGTGGCCCCTACTACCCTGAACACTGCCTCCcaaaaaagaagccaaaactgaAGGAGAAGGTGCGGCTGGAGGGCACCTCAGAGGAGGCCTCTCTGCCTGCCAAGAGGACACTCAAAGGCCTGGAATGTGCAGGCAGCACCACGTCTGCCACCCCTACCacaaccaccatcactaccaccacgaCACTGGGGAGGCTGTCCAGGCCTGATGGCCCAGCTGACCCTGCCAAGCAGGGCTCCCTGCGTACCAGTGCCCGGGGCCTGTCACGGCGGCTGCAgagttgctattgctgtgatggtCAGGGGGACGGGGGTGAGGAGGTGGCCCCAGCTGACAAGAGCCGCAAACATGAATGCAGCAAAGAGGC